The following are encoded in a window of Castanea sativa cultivar Marrone di Chiusa Pesio chromosome 9, ASM4071231v1 genomic DNA:
- the LOC142608828 gene encoding nudix hydrolase 11-like yields MAYHVTQPCLTEEVWRSQTLPRLAKRLQYFNQLPRANGEIEKDCCGIGSDFGLFMSLEVKNDQSSCVNWKERREAVLICLFEGQDGEFRVVLTKRSMKLSSHLGDVALPSRKVEKGDADDSATALREAN; encoded by the exons ATGGCTTATCATGTAACTCAACCATGCCTCACAGAAGAAGTCTGGAGAAGCCAAACACTCCCAAGACTTGCAAAGCGGCTtcaatattttaaccaattacCTAGAGCAAATGGAGAAATAGAGAAGGATTGTTGTGGTATTGGCTCAGATTTTGGACTTTTCATGTCATTGGAAGTCAAAAATGATCAGTCTTCTTGTGTCAATTGGAAGGAGAGAAGAGAAGCGGTTTTGATATGCCTCTTTGAAGGCCAAGATGGTGAATTTCGAGTTGTTCTTACAAAGAGATCCATGAAATTGTCATCTCACCTAG GGGATGTAGCATTACCAAGTAGGAAAGTGGAAAAAGGAGATGCAGATGACTCTGCTACTGCCTTAAGAGAAGCCAATTAA